A portion of the Microbacterium hominis genome contains these proteins:
- a CDS encoding LLM class F420-dependent oxidoreductase, which yields MTDATTTAESAVHPASHRPVRIGVQLAPQHGTWMQYRDAVLRAEDLGVDAIFNWDHFFPLTEPFEAAHFEAWTQLAALAEITERVEFGPLVNCSSYRNPDLQADMARTVDHISAGSTGTGRLIFGTGSGWAEQDYTEYGYAFGTVGSRLDALAGDLPRIRSRWDRLNPAPTRSIPILIGGQGERKTLRLVAQHADIWHTFTRLDDMPRKIGVLHDWCAREGRDPAEIELSTGFTIRGFGPLLEEDATARLHALGFRLLIPAIDGPDYDLSALTPLLEWRDRVNGTA from the coding sequence ATGACCGACGCCACCACCACCGCCGAGTCCGCCGTGCACCCGGCATCCCATCGCCCCGTCCGCATCGGCGTGCAGCTCGCCCCGCAGCACGGAACGTGGATGCAGTACCGCGACGCCGTGCTGCGCGCCGAAGACCTCGGGGTCGACGCGATCTTCAACTGGGATCACTTCTTCCCGCTGACCGAGCCCTTCGAGGCCGCCCACTTCGAGGCGTGGACGCAGCTCGCGGCGCTCGCGGAGATCACCGAGCGGGTCGAGTTCGGTCCGCTCGTGAACTGCAGCTCGTACCGCAATCCCGACCTGCAGGCCGACATGGCCCGCACCGTCGACCACATCAGCGCGGGCTCCACGGGGACCGGCCGGCTCATCTTCGGCACCGGGTCCGGCTGGGCCGAGCAGGACTACACGGAGTACGGCTACGCGTTCGGAACGGTCGGATCGCGCCTCGACGCTCTGGCCGGCGACCTCCCGCGGATCCGCTCGCGGTGGGACCGCCTGAACCCGGCGCCGACGCGCAGCATCCCGATCCTCATCGGCGGGCAGGGCGAGCGCAAGACGCTGCGACTGGTGGCCCAGCACGCCGACATCTGGCACACCTTCACGCGGCTCGACGACATGCCCCGCAAGATCGGCGTGCTGCACGACTGGTGCGCGCGCGAGGGCCGCGACCCGGCGGAGATCGAGCTGTCGACCGGGTTCACGATCCGCGGCTTCGGGCCGCTGCTGGAGGAGGATGCCACCGCTCGCCTGCACGCGCTCGGCTTCCGCCTGCTGATCCCGGCGATCGACGGACCGGACTACGACCTGTCGGCGCTGACGCCGCTGCTGGAGTGGCGCGACCGGGTCAACGGCACGGCCTGA
- a CDS encoding nucleotide exchange factor GrpE, whose amino-acid sequence MADKDFDENDEVRPEGEGSEEQSSGPEPQDGTDAEADELTVEDILGAEQNVDAAAEDAVLADLESALLNDLKRLQAEYANYRRRTEEQRDIEIERAKGSVAKGLLPVLDDLDRAEKHGDLQEGSPFSAIAEKLRGVAERIGLVTYGEAGEAFDPQQHEAIFQAPTPGTVEPTILEVVEIGYRLGSVELRPAKVVVAVPAE is encoded by the coding sequence ATGGCCGACAAGGACTTCGACGAGAACGACGAGGTCCGGCCCGAGGGTGAGGGGTCGGAGGAGCAGTCCTCCGGCCCCGAGCCGCAGGACGGGACGGATGCCGAGGCGGACGAGCTGACGGTCGAGGACATCCTCGGCGCCGAGCAGAACGTCGACGCCGCCGCGGAGGACGCCGTGCTCGCCGACCTCGAGTCGGCGCTGCTGAACGACCTCAAGCGCCTGCAGGCCGAGTACGCCAACTACCGCCGCCGCACCGAGGAGCAGCGCGACATCGAGATCGAGCGCGCCAAGGGCTCGGTCGCGAAGGGCCTGCTCCCCGTGCTCGACGACCTCGACCGCGCCGAGAAGCACGGCGATCTGCAGGAGGGCAGCCCGTTCTCCGCGATCGCCGAGAAGCTGCGCGGCGTCGCCGAGCGCATCGGCCTGGTCACCTACGGCGAAGCGGGCGAGGCGTTCGACCCGCAGCAGCACGAGGCGATCTTCCAGGCGCCGACCCCCGGCACCGTCGAGCCGACGATCCTCGAGGTGGTCGAGATCGGCTACCGCCTGGGCTCTGTCGAGCTGCGACCGGCCAAGGTCGTCGTGGCCGTGCCGGCCGAATAG
- a CDS encoding AI-2E family transporter has protein sequence MTPTEPPPSPALPPRVRIVLGLAGAVVVLAGLYLARDLVGPLALAAVIVIICEPVRAPLVRRGWPGWAGTTAVIALGYVILLAMAALLWFAGTQFAHLVADYADEMRATVDGFQEWLQSAGLADQAADATAEALQPSTLLALAADVGVVALAVLTALFFVFAYVIFMAADAARYGRAEQAFGRGIQSTLGRIRSFNASVRRYYVVNATFGAIVAVIDGLALWALGVPAPAVWAILAFVTNFVPNIGFVLGLIPPALLALVVGGWPMMLVVVAIYCVVNVTLQVLIQPKFVSDAVSLSLTLSFFSVIFWTFIIGPLGAILSIPLTLLVRALVFDGDDGARWLRWLSGDPEAAR, from the coding sequence GTGACGCCGACCGAGCCCCCGCCCTCGCCCGCACTCCCGCCGCGCGTGCGGATCGTGCTGGGGCTGGCGGGTGCCGTGGTCGTGCTCGCGGGGCTGTACCTCGCGCGCGATCTCGTCGGCCCGCTCGCACTCGCCGCGGTGATCGTCATCATCTGCGAACCCGTGCGCGCACCACTCGTGCGCCGTGGCTGGCCCGGCTGGGCGGGGACCACCGCGGTCATCGCCCTGGGGTACGTGATCCTGCTCGCGATGGCCGCCCTGCTCTGGTTCGCCGGCACGCAGTTCGCGCACCTCGTGGCCGACTACGCCGACGAGATGCGCGCGACCGTCGACGGCTTCCAGGAGTGGTTGCAGAGTGCGGGCCTGGCCGACCAGGCGGCGGATGCCACGGCGGAGGCGCTGCAGCCCAGTACGCTCCTCGCCCTCGCGGCCGACGTCGGGGTCGTCGCCCTGGCGGTGCTGACGGCGCTGTTCTTCGTCTTCGCCTACGTGATCTTCATGGCCGCGGACGCTGCGCGCTACGGCCGGGCCGAGCAGGCGTTCGGACGTGGCATCCAGTCGACGCTCGGCCGGATCCGGTCGTTCAACGCGAGCGTGCGACGCTATTACGTCGTCAACGCCACCTTCGGCGCTATCGTCGCCGTGATCGACGGCCTGGCCCTGTGGGCGCTGGGCGTGCCTGCTCCCGCGGTGTGGGCGATCCTCGCGTTCGTCACCAACTTCGTGCCCAACATCGGCTTCGTGCTCGGGCTCATCCCGCCCGCCCTGCTGGCGCTCGTCGTCGGAGGCTGGCCGATGATGCTCGTGGTCGTGGCGATCTACTGCGTCGTCAACGTGACCCTGCAGGTGCTCATCCAGCCGAAGTTCGTCAGCGACGCGGTGAGCCTCAGCCTCACGCTGAGCTTCTTCTCGGTCATCTTCTGGACCTTCATCATCGGTCCGCTCGGGGCGATCCTTTCCATCCCGCTGACGCTGCTCGTGCGCGCCCTCGTGTTCGACGGAGACGACGGCGCGCGGTGGCTGCGATGGCTCTCGGGCGATCCGGAGGCCGCGCGCTAA
- a CDS encoding alpha/beta fold hydrolase, which yields MDAVDVDGLRIAYRRAGSGDPLLILHGGLEDSRLWIDDIERLSTRLDVIAWDAPGCGASDDVPDGWRSDDWGRVAASLIDALGLHQPAVAGLSFGSVVALLLARDRPDALGALVLIGGYAGWAGSLAPADLEKRIASVRDTIERPAEEWADDFLNSVYSPDAAPSRRNLARMLIDHWRPQTTAAMLDTMVLDLRDVLDSIQTPTFVVRGSADERSPRAASLELVERMPHARLREIAGAGHDCAGPELDEVLVQAAHEAASRR from the coding sequence ATGGACGCGGTCGACGTCGACGGCCTCCGGATCGCCTACCGTCGCGCGGGGTCGGGCGATCCGCTCCTGATCCTGCACGGCGGCCTGGAGGACTCCCGGCTCTGGATCGACGACATCGAGCGCCTCTCCACCCGGTTGGATGTCATCGCGTGGGACGCGCCGGGGTGCGGAGCGTCCGACGACGTCCCCGACGGGTGGCGCAGCGACGACTGGGGTCGGGTGGCGGCGTCGCTCATCGACGCCCTCGGCCTCCACCAGCCTGCGGTCGCCGGCCTGTCGTTCGGGTCTGTGGTCGCGCTGCTGCTGGCCCGCGATCGCCCCGACGCACTGGGTGCCCTCGTGCTCATCGGCGGCTATGCGGGCTGGGCCGGGTCGCTCGCGCCCGCCGACCTCGAGAAGCGCATCGCCTCCGTGCGCGACACGATCGAGCGCCCCGCGGAGGAGTGGGCCGACGACTTCCTGAACTCCGTGTACAGCCCCGACGCGGCCCCGAGCCGGCGGAACCTGGCACGGATGCTGATCGACCATTGGCGGCCGCAGACCACGGCGGCGATGCTCGACACGATGGTCCTCGACCTCCGCGATGTGCTCGACTCGATCCAGACCCCGACCTTCGTGGTCCGCGGCTCCGCAGATGAGCGGAGCCCGCGCGCCGCATCACTCGAGCTCGTCGAGCGGATGCCGCACGCCCGACTCCGTGAGATCGCCGGCGCCGGGCACGACTGCGCCGGACCCGAGCTCGACGAGGTGCTCGTGCAGGCCGCGCACGAGGCGGCGTCGAGGCGTTGA
- a CDS encoding DUF998 domain-containing protein: MTASPAAAPQRSSSPARMFDAATERDLESLALSVGAVAFVVAALAALIAFRFEDAPISGPDSIGQFTAIASAALGFVAFVAGRIVLRRSTGAGTPSVLDVLDIVALAFAHAMIALLGWTLLAVVLEQAFIGATVFALPLLLLAGAAAAMTAYIVFFSATHLDLQLLAVVLAVFLVMGVLASMLTATDPDWWHDNLSALGMSSNASAWAFNITLIVAGFIVTTLARYVTRDIPTANPVGTARVRLCLVIVGIFLACVGIFHVDDFFALHTGVASGMAVAFGVLVINLPRWITGVTRSFVAVGWIFVAVIVVLAVLFAVQYYTLTAVELVAGVLVFTWIILFIRNAAALQHDADSALEH; the protein is encoded by the coding sequence ATGACCGCGTCCCCGGCCGCTGCGCCCCAGCGCTCGTCCTCGCCCGCCCGCATGTTCGACGCCGCGACCGAGCGCGACCTCGAGTCGCTCGCCCTCAGCGTCGGCGCCGTCGCCTTCGTCGTCGCGGCGCTCGCCGCGCTCATCGCCTTCCGTTTCGAGGACGCGCCGATCTCGGGTCCGGACTCGATCGGCCAGTTCACCGCGATCGCCTCCGCGGCGCTCGGATTCGTCGCGTTCGTGGCCGGGCGCATCGTGCTGCGTCGCAGCACCGGCGCCGGCACGCCGTCGGTCCTCGACGTGCTCGACATCGTCGCCCTCGCCTTCGCGCACGCGATGATCGCCCTGCTGGGCTGGACGCTCCTCGCGGTCGTCCTCGAGCAGGCGTTCATCGGCGCCACCGTGTTCGCACTCCCGCTGCTGCTCCTGGCCGGGGCAGCGGCCGCGATGACGGCCTACATCGTGTTCTTCTCGGCGACCCACCTCGATCTGCAGCTGCTCGCGGTCGTGCTGGCGGTGTTCCTGGTGATGGGCGTGCTCGCGAGCATGCTCACCGCGACCGACCCGGACTGGTGGCACGACAACCTCAGCGCGCTCGGCATGAGCAGCAACGCCTCGGCCTGGGCGTTCAACATCACCCTCATCGTCGCCGGGTTCATCGTGACGACCCTCGCCCGTTACGTTACCCGCGACATCCCGACCGCCAACCCCGTCGGCACCGCCCGCGTGCGGCTGTGCCTGGTGATCGTGGGGATCTTCCTCGCGTGCGTGGGCATCTTCCACGTCGACGACTTCTTCGCCCTGCACACGGGGGTCGCCTCGGGCATGGCGGTCGCGTTCGGCGTGCTCGTCATCAACCTGCCGCGCTGGATCACCGGCGTGACGCGCTCGTTCGTCGCGGTCGGCTGGATCTTCGTCGCGGTGATCGTCGTGCTGGCGGTGCTGTTCGCCGTGCAGTACTACACGCTCACTGCCGTCGAGCTCGTGGCCGGCGTGCTGGTGTTCACCTGGATCATCCTCTTCATCCGCAACGCCGCCGCGCTGCAGCACGACGCCGACTCCGCTCTGGAGCACTAG
- a CDS encoding potassium channel family protein: MDEYTWHKRTSVALMVASLAYLVAYSWRVIFDLGGPGRLVATTIVLVTWLMFIVDYLVRLSLADQRGRWFRHNLPALAFALIPVLRLVRLLRVLTRVPGMATSAGSILRVQILVYGVGAAAVLIYIASLAVLEAERRAPDATITTFAIAIWWACVTVTTTGFGDYVPVTGAGQWVAVGLMFGGVALAGIITAALASWVVERASRDRDDDEPATRAQVRGLELQIAALTERLGPAGSSAPAPGPGPGSPPPPIPPAVPPGPPGPSAPR, translated from the coding sequence GTGGACGAGTACACGTGGCACAAGCGCACCAGCGTGGCGCTGATGGTCGCGAGCCTCGCGTACCTCGTGGCGTACTCCTGGCGGGTGATCTTCGACCTCGGCGGCCCCGGCCGGCTGGTGGCCACCACGATCGTGCTGGTGACGTGGCTGATGTTCATCGTCGACTACCTCGTGCGGCTCTCGCTCGCCGACCAGCGCGGCCGCTGGTTCCGGCACAACCTCCCGGCGCTCGCGTTCGCCCTCATCCCGGTGCTGCGCCTGGTGCGGCTGCTGCGCGTGCTCACCCGGGTGCCGGGAATGGCGACCTCCGCGGGCAGCATCCTGCGCGTGCAGATCCTCGTCTACGGCGTCGGCGCCGCCGCGGTGCTGATCTACATCGCGAGCCTCGCCGTGCTCGAGGCGGAGCGCCGGGCGCCCGACGCCACGATCACGACGTTCGCGATCGCGATCTGGTGGGCGTGCGTGACGGTGACCACGACCGGCTTCGGCGACTACGTGCCGGTGACCGGCGCCGGTCAGTGGGTGGCGGTCGGCCTCATGTTCGGCGGGGTGGCGCTCGCCGGGATCATCACCGCCGCGCTCGCGTCGTGGGTGGTGGAGCGCGCTTCGCGCGACCGTGACGACGACGAGCCGGCCACCCGGGCGCAGGTGCGCGGGCTCGAACTGCAGATCGCGGCGCTCACGGAGCGTCTGGGTCCGGCGGGCTCGTCGGCCCCGGCCCCGGGCCCGGGCCCGGGTTCTCCTCCGCCGCCGATCCCGCCGGCGGTGCCGCCGGGCCCGCCCGGCCCGTCGGCGCCTCGGTGA
- a CDS encoding DnaJ C-terminal domain-containing protein, producing the protein MASQDWFDKDFYQVLGVSKDVSDADLKKTYRKLAREYHPDSKPGDAAAEAKFKEISEAYSVLSDPEQRKEYDQIRAMGAGGARFTAGGQGAGGFEDVFSMFGQSGRGGGRFQAGDFDDIFSMFNQQQGGAGFGSGRFGQSTGGYRGYGGPTRGADVTARTTLDFVTAAAGETITLQGEEGRPFKVKIPAGVADGQKIRLRGRGRPSPDGGEAGDIVVQVTVRPHAVFSRDGLNLRVTVPVTFTEAALGATIEVPTLTGDHVKLRVAPGTPSGRVLRVKGRGITTAKGTGDLLAEVQVAVPAHLDDAAREALERFHELEPKENPRADLMAKARG; encoded by the coding sequence ATGGCCAGTCAGGACTGGTTCGACAAGGACTTCTACCAGGTGCTCGGTGTCTCCAAGGACGTCAGCGACGCCGATCTCAAGAAGACCTACCGCAAGCTCGCCCGCGAGTACCACCCCGACTCGAAACCCGGAGACGCGGCCGCCGAGGCCAAGTTCAAGGAGATCAGCGAGGCGTACTCGGTGCTGAGCGACCCCGAGCAGCGCAAGGAGTACGACCAGATCCGCGCGATGGGCGCCGGCGGCGCCCGCTTCACCGCGGGCGGTCAGGGCGCCGGCGGCTTCGAGGACGTCTTCAGCATGTTCGGGCAGTCCGGGCGCGGCGGCGGACGATTCCAGGCCGGCGACTTCGACGACATCTTCTCGATGTTCAACCAGCAGCAGGGCGGAGCCGGCTTCGGGTCGGGCCGCTTCGGCCAGTCGACGGGTGGGTACCGCGGATACGGCGGTCCCACCCGCGGCGCCGACGTCACCGCGCGCACGACGCTCGACTTCGTGACAGCCGCGGCGGGCGAGACGATCACGCTGCAGGGCGAAGAGGGCAGGCCGTTCAAGGTCAAGATCCCCGCCGGCGTCGCCGACGGGCAGAAGATCCGCCTGCGCGGCCGTGGCCGGCCCTCGCCCGACGGCGGCGAGGCCGGCGACATCGTCGTGCAGGTCACGGTGCGCCCCCACGCCGTCTTCTCGCGCGACGGGCTGAACCTGCGTGTCACGGTGCCGGTCACCTTCACCGAGGCGGCGCTCGGCGCCACCATCGAGGTGCCGACGCTGACCGGCGACCACGTGAAGCTGCGCGTCGCCCCCGGAACCCCCTCGGGGCGCGTGCTGCGCGTCAAGGGCCGGGGCATCACGACCGCCAAGGGCACCGGCGATCTGCTCGCCGAGGTGCAGGTGGCCGTGCCCGCGCACCTCGACGACGCCGCGCGCGAGGCGCTCGAGCGCTTCCACGAGCTGGAGCCGAAGGAGAACCCGCGCGCCGACCTGATGGCCAAGGCGCGCGGCTGA
- a CDS encoding heat shock protein transcriptional repressor HspR, which produces MAERDRIDPDAPIFAIAAAAELSGMHPQTLRQYDRLGLVVPARTQGGSRRYSLRHVEQLREVARLSADGLSLPGIARILELENRVRELHERVRDLEQRVEAELERRPGARVFAASVNGPAVSLRSGVRVRRATEVVVWRPLRAIEPGPAAPGPAAQGHPEPDDA; this is translated from the coding sequence ATGGCCGAGCGTGACCGCATCGACCCCGACGCGCCGATCTTCGCGATCGCGGCGGCTGCGGAGCTCTCGGGCATGCACCCGCAGACGCTGCGCCAGTACGACCGGCTCGGTCTCGTCGTGCCCGCGCGCACCCAGGGGGGCTCACGGCGCTACTCGCTGCGCCATGTCGAGCAGCTGCGCGAGGTCGCGCGCCTGTCGGCGGATGGGCTGAGCCTGCCCGGCATCGCCCGCATCCTCGAGCTCGAGAACCGGGTGCGCGAGCTTCACGAGCGCGTGCGCGATCTCGAGCAGCGGGTCGAGGCCGAGCTGGAGCGGCGTCCCGGCGCCCGCGTCTTCGCCGCCAGCGTGAACGGACCCGCTGTGTCGCTGCGCTCCGGGGTGCGGGTGCGGCGCGCGACGGAGGTCGTCGTGTGGCGTCCGCTGCGGGCCATCGAGCCGGGACCGGCCGCGCCGGGGCCGGCCGCGCAGGGGCATCCCGAGCCCGACGACGCGTAG
- a CDS encoding DUF2252 domain-containing protein translates to MSTMTGPDAGPIARAWASPGSLEDQLAAGRAARERVPREALSELPPGARDPMGILDGQDAVRVPELVPLRTERMSASPFAFYRGTAAIMAADLARSPSSDLTVGSCGDAHVSNFGLYASPQRTLVFDLNDFDESAWAPWEWDVKRLVTSIVIAGRATSRDEEVVRASALEAVRTYARALGSGAKRTPLKRYFDRYDPLGAEKATDAETRAIIAQTVADAEKRTGKRAARKLTNRADDGRLVFIDAPPVMSHATPEIEERVLHTLSEYVASAHVDIRVVLRNYALADVAMRVVGVGSVGTRCFLISLQDGDGGALLLQGKEAGPSVLVEHGRVPQPPEATRYTELNGDGGRVVAMQRILQSVSDPFLGHVRRSEHGAQRDFYIRQFHDKKGGFDMEALDDSGFRWYADACAATLARAHGQSPNASTVAGYVGGGKVVGEAILAWAYAYADLSYEDWKLFCTHRGVDATA, encoded by the coding sequence ATGTCCACGATGACCGGACCCGACGCGGGTCCCATCGCGCGCGCCTGGGCGTCGCCGGGCTCGCTCGAAGACCAGCTGGCCGCGGGCCGCGCCGCCCGCGAGCGCGTGCCTCGTGAGGCCCTGTCGGAGCTGCCTCCCGGCGCGCGCGACCCGATGGGGATCCTCGACGGCCAGGACGCCGTGCGGGTGCCCGAGCTCGTCCCCCTGCGCACGGAGCGCATGTCCGCGAGCCCGTTCGCGTTCTACCGTGGTACGGCGGCGATCATGGCGGCCGACCTTGCCCGGTCGCCGAGCTCGGACCTCACGGTGGGGTCGTGCGGAGACGCGCACGTGTCGAACTTCGGCCTGTACGCCTCACCGCAGCGCACGCTGGTGTTCGACCTCAACGACTTCGACGAGTCCGCGTGGGCGCCGTGGGAGTGGGACGTCAAGCGGCTGGTGACCAGCATCGTGATCGCAGGGCGCGCCACTTCGCGCGACGAGGAGGTCGTGCGCGCGTCGGCGCTCGAAGCCGTGCGCACGTATGCCCGCGCACTCGGCTCGGGCGCGAAGCGCACACCCCTCAAGCGCTACTTCGACCGCTACGACCCGCTCGGCGCCGAGAAGGCGACCGACGCGGAGACCCGGGCGATCATCGCCCAGACCGTGGCCGATGCCGAGAAGCGCACGGGCAAGCGTGCAGCGCGAAAGCTCACGAACCGCGCCGACGACGGTCGTCTCGTCTTCATCGACGCTCCCCCGGTCATGTCGCATGCCACCCCCGAGATCGAGGAGCGCGTGCTCCACACGCTCAGCGAGTACGTCGCGTCGGCGCACGTCGACATCCGCGTCGTGCTGCGCAACTACGCCCTCGCCGACGTCGCGATGCGGGTGGTCGGAGTCGGCAGCGTCGGCACGCGCTGCTTCCTCATCTCGCTGCAGGACGGCGACGGGGGCGCGCTGCTGCTGCAGGGCAAGGAGGCGGGGCCGAGCGTGCTCGTCGAGCACGGCCGTGTGCCTCAGCCCCCCGAGGCCACCCGCTACACGGAGCTGAACGGCGACGGCGGGCGCGTGGTCGCGATGCAGCGGATCCTGCAGTCGGTGTCCGACCCCTTCCTCGGCCACGTGCGCCGTTCCGAGCACGGGGCGCAGCGCGACTTCTACATCCGCCAGTTCCACGACAAGAAGGGCGGGTTCGACATGGAGGCGCTCGACGACAGCGGGTTCCGCTGGTACGCCGACGCGTGCGCGGCGACACTCGCGCGCGCCCACGGCCAGTCTCCGAACGCGTCGACCGTCGCCGGGTACGTCGGGGGCGGGAAGGTGGTGGGCGAGGCGATCCTCGCCTGGGCCTACGCCTACGCCGATCTGTCGTACGAGGACTGGAAGCTGTTCTGCACGCACCGCGGGGTCGACGCGACCGCCTGA
- a CDS encoding glutamate decarboxylase, giving the protein MAPDTVYELLHTGLMLDGRETLNLASFVTTWMEPQAEKLIHDTLRKNHIDHEEYPAASLVEEACVHMLGDLFHAPDNEDVVGVATIGSSEAIMLGLLAHKRSWRDRRRAAGLPTDRPNVVFGAETHVVWDKFANYFDVEMRKIPMRPDRFVISADDVEAHVDENTIAVGVVLGTTHIGESDPIPEINERLVRIKAEKGWDIPIHVDGASGGFIAPFAHPDFEFDFRLEQVASINASGHKYGLVYPGVGWLIFRDRTKLPDDLVFSVNYLGGAQPTFTFNFSRGSAMIQAQLYNFLRLGREGYGAIVSNMLDNARHLNERLAESGWFEILNPGLAEPVVTFRLTGDPGFDVYHLSARLRQHGWIVPAYSLPPDAEDVHLLRIVVRLDLSRQMIDQLLRDIDDACTHLAAENPGTQARTSPDLWTAPELLAAHQKARTAPRRG; this is encoded by the coding sequence ATGGCCCCCGACACGGTCTACGAGCTTCTCCATACGGGGCTGATGCTCGATGGCCGGGAGACGCTGAACCTGGCGTCGTTCGTGACGACGTGGATGGAGCCGCAGGCCGAGAAGCTCATCCACGACACACTGCGGAAGAACCACATCGACCACGAGGAGTACCCGGCGGCATCCCTCGTGGAAGAGGCCTGCGTGCACATGCTCGGCGATCTCTTCCACGCCCCGGACAACGAAGACGTCGTCGGCGTCGCCACGATCGGGTCGTCGGAGGCGATCATGCTCGGCCTGCTCGCCCACAAGCGGAGCTGGCGCGACCGACGGCGCGCGGCGGGCCTTCCCACCGACCGGCCCAATGTCGTCTTCGGCGCCGAGACCCACGTGGTGTGGGACAAGTTCGCGAACTACTTCGACGTCGAGATGCGCAAGATCCCGATGAGGCCCGACCGTTTCGTCATCTCGGCCGACGACGTGGAAGCCCATGTCGACGAGAACACGATCGCCGTGGGCGTCGTGCTCGGCACGACGCACATCGGCGAGTCCGATCCGATCCCCGAGATCAACGAACGCCTGGTGCGTATCAAGGCCGAGAAGGGCTGGGACATCCCGATCCACGTCGACGGCGCCAGCGGCGGATTCATCGCGCCGTTCGCGCACCCCGACTTCGAATTCGACTTCCGGCTCGAGCAGGTCGCCTCGATCAACGCATCCGGCCACAAGTACGGTCTCGTGTACCCCGGTGTCGGCTGGTTGATCTTCCGCGATCGGACGAAGCTCCCCGACGATCTGGTCTTCAGCGTGAACTACCTCGGCGGCGCGCAACCGACGTTCACGTTCAATTTCAGCCGCGGCTCGGCGATGATCCAGGCGCAGCTGTACAACTTCCTCCGTCTCGGACGCGAGGGCTACGGCGCCATCGTGTCGAACATGCTCGACAACGCGCGGCATCTCAATGAGCGGCTCGCAGAGAGCGGGTGGTTCGAGATCCTCAACCCCGGGCTCGCCGAGCCCGTCGTGACCTTCCGGCTGACGGGCGATCCCGGCTTCGACGTGTACCACCTGTCTGCCCGGCTGCGGCAGCACGGCTGGATCGTCCCCGCCTACAGCCTGCCCCCGGACGCGGAGGACGTGCATCTGCTGCGCATCGTGGTGCGACTCGACCTCAGCCGCCAGATGATCGACCAGCTGCTGCGCGACATCGACGATGCGTGCACGCACCTCGCCGCGGAGAATCCCGGTACGCAGGCACGGACGAGTCCCGATCTGTGGACGGCCCCGGAACTGCTCGCCGCGCACCAGAAGGCCCGCACCGCCCCCCGCCGTGGCTGA